Proteins encoded within one genomic window of Streptomyces rubradiris:
- a CDS encoding DNA alkylation response protein, whose translation MVSIPAQSPPPPRSGTHDVTNQPPPLAPYDASDDPALLEGLRREGAGWAEENLRRLGARAGSAQAQEWGELANRYEPVLRTHDRYGHRVDEVDFHPTWHHLMRTAVAEGLAGAPWADDRPGAHVARTAGGLVWGHTEAGHGCPTSMTYAAVPALRAQPELAKVYEPLLTSREYDPELRVPTDKPGLLAGMGMTEKQGGSDVRTNTTAATPTGEPGVYTLRGHKWFTSAPMCDVFLVLAQAPGGLSCFLVPRVLPDGSRNTFRIQRLKDKLGNRSNASSEPEFDRTVAWLVGPEGRGVKTIIEMVNCTRLDCVMASATLMRKTLVEAGHHARHRSAFGARLADQPLMRNVLADLALESEAATTLTLRLAGAADRAVRGDAGERAFRRIATAVGKYWVTKRGPAFTAEALECLGGNGYVEDSGMPRHYREAPLLSIWEGSGNVNALDVLRALGREPETAEALFAELALARGADARLDTTVAALKDELAGTDQVGARRLVERMALALQASLLVRHAPHPVADAFCASRLGGDWGHAFGTLPSGTGLDAILERALPGRD comes from the coding sequence ATGGTCTCGATTCCCGCGCAGTCGCCGCCTCCGCCCCGGTCCGGCACCCACGACGTCACCAACCAGCCCCCGCCGCTCGCCCCGTACGACGCCTCGGACGACCCGGCCCTGCTGGAGGGGCTGCGCCGGGAGGGCGCCGGATGGGCCGAGGAGAACCTCCGGCGGCTGGGGGCGCGCGCCGGGAGCGCGCAGGCGCAGGAGTGGGGCGAGCTGGCGAACCGGTACGAGCCGGTGCTGCGCACCCACGACCGCTACGGCCACCGCGTCGACGAGGTCGACTTCCACCCCACCTGGCACCACCTGATGCGGACGGCGGTCGCCGAGGGCCTGGCCGGCGCCCCGTGGGCCGACGACCGGCCGGGCGCGCACGTGGCCCGGACCGCGGGCGGCCTGGTGTGGGGGCACACCGAGGCCGGACACGGCTGCCCCACCTCGATGACGTACGCGGCCGTACCCGCCCTGCGCGCCCAGCCGGAACTGGCCAAGGTGTACGAACCGCTGCTCACCAGCCGGGAGTACGACCCCGAGCTGCGGGTGCCCACCGACAAGCCCGGGCTGCTCGCCGGGATGGGCATGACGGAGAAGCAGGGCGGCTCCGACGTCCGCACGAACACCACCGCCGCCACGCCCACCGGGGAGCCGGGCGTGTACACGCTGCGCGGGCACAAGTGGTTCACGTCGGCGCCGATGTGCGACGTCTTCCTGGTGCTCGCGCAGGCCCCGGGCGGGTTGTCGTGCTTCCTGGTACCGCGCGTCCTGCCGGACGGCAGCCGCAACACCTTCCGCATCCAGCGGCTGAAGGACAAGCTGGGCAACCGCTCCAACGCCTCCTCCGAACCGGAGTTCGACCGGACCGTGGCCTGGCTGGTGGGGCCGGAGGGGCGGGGCGTGAAGACCATCATCGAGATGGTCAACTGCACCCGGCTGGACTGTGTGATGGCCTCGGCGACCCTGATGCGCAAGACGCTGGTCGAGGCGGGCCACCACGCCCGGCACCGCAGCGCGTTCGGCGCCCGGCTGGCCGACCAGCCGCTGATGCGCAACGTCCTCGCCGATCTCGCGCTGGAGTCGGAGGCCGCGACGACGCTCACGCTGCGCCTCGCCGGCGCGGCGGACCGCGCGGTGCGCGGGGACGCCGGGGAGCGGGCCTTCCGGCGCATCGCCACCGCCGTCGGCAAGTACTGGGTCACCAAGCGGGGCCCGGCCTTCACCGCCGAGGCCCTGGAGTGCCTGGGCGGCAACGGGTACGTCGAGGACTCCGGCATGCCCCGGCACTACCGGGAGGCCCCACTGCTGTCGATCTGGGAGGGCTCCGGGAACGTCAACGCGCTCGACGTGCTGCGCGCCCTCGGCCGGGAACCGGAAACCGCCGAGGCCCTGTTCGCCGAACTCGCCCTGGCACGCGGGGCCGACGCCCGCCTGGATACGACCGTGGCCGCGCTCAAGGACGAACTGGCCGGAACCGATCAGGTGGGCGCCCGCCGGCTGGTCGAGCGGATGGCGCTCGCGCTCCAGGCCTCCCTGCTGGTACGGCACGCCCCGCACCCCGTCGCGGACGCCTTCTGCGCGTCCCGGCTGGGCGGCGACTGGGGGCACGCGTTCGGCACCCTGCCCTCCGGGACCGGCCTCGACGCCATCCTGGAGCGCGCCCTGCCCGGCCGGGACTGA
- a CDS encoding WD40/YVTN/BNR-like repeat-containing protein has translation MAEVLLAVGTRKGLFIGRRRSGGPWAFDERPYFNAQAVYSVAIDTRASRPRLLAGGSSTHWGPSVFHSDDLGRTWTEPARPAVKFPKDTGASLERVWQLHPSAAEPDVVYAGTEPAALYRSEDRGESFVLVRPLWEHPSRSRWVPGLGGEGLHTVLTDARDPRSVTVAVSAAGVFRTTDGGASWAPANSGVSAVFLPDPYPEFGQCVHKVARDARTPDRLYLQNHWGVYRSDDGGARWTDIGAGLPSTFGFAVAAHPHRGDTAYVFPIDADVDRVPAGHRCRVFRTADAGRSWEPLAKGLPEADHYGTVLRDALCTDDHDPAGVYFGNRNGEVFASADDGDSWHRLAAHLPDVLCVRAAVIG, from the coding sequence ATGGCCGAGGTACTGCTCGCGGTGGGAACCCGAAAGGGCTTGTTCATCGGGCGGCGACGGAGCGGCGGCCCCTGGGCGTTCGACGAACGTCCGTACTTCAACGCGCAGGCCGTGTACTCGGTCGCGATCGACACCCGGGCGTCCCGGCCCCGGCTGCTGGCGGGCGGCTCCAGCACACACTGGGGGCCGTCGGTGTTCCACTCCGACGACCTCGGCCGCACCTGGACCGAACCGGCCCGGCCCGCCGTGAAGTTCCCGAAGGACACCGGCGCCTCGCTGGAGCGCGTCTGGCAGCTGCACCCGTCCGCTGCCGAGCCGGACGTGGTGTACGCGGGCACGGAACCGGCCGCGCTGTACCGCTCGGAGGACCGCGGCGAGAGCTTCGTCCTGGTCCGGCCGCTGTGGGAGCACCCGTCCCGGTCCCGGTGGGTACCGGGCCTGGGCGGTGAGGGCCTGCACACGGTGCTCACCGACGCCCGCGATCCGCGGTCGGTGACGGTGGCCGTCTCGGCGGCGGGGGTGTTCCGCACGACGGACGGCGGCGCGAGCTGGGCGCCGGCCAACTCCGGGGTGTCGGCGGTGTTCCTGCCGGACCCGTATCCGGAGTTCGGCCAGTGCGTGCACAAGGTCGCCAGGGACGCGCGCACCCCGGACCGGCTGTATCTCCAGAACCACTGGGGGGTGTACCGCAGCGACGACGGGGGCGCGCGGTGGACCGACATCGGCGCGGGCCTGCCGTCCACGTTCGGCTTCGCGGTGGCCGCCCACCCGCACCGGGGGGACACGGCGTACGTCTTCCCGATCGACGCCGACGTCGACCGGGTGCCCGCCGGGCACCGCTGCCGGGTGTTCCGCACGGCCGACGCGGGCCGCTCCTGGGAACCGCTGGCCAAGGGCCTGCCGGAAGCGGACCACTACGGCACGGTGCTGCGGGACGCCCTGTGCACGGACGACCACGACCCCGCCGGGGTGTACTTCGGCAACCGCAACGGCGAGGTGTTCGCCTCCGCCGACGACGGCGACAGCTGGCACCGGCTGGCCGCCCACCTGCCGGACGTCCTGTGCGTACGAGCGGCGGTGATCGGCTGA
- a CDS encoding N-acetylglucosamine kinase — MTASGYLAVDSGGSGLRVAVGVPGREPSARGETREPVRTGARGIDPAHLMAQLVPVARSLAAEAGLDALPTAVVGAAGFASLGDALRAELPGALARDLGVRAVALAADAVTAYVGALGPRPGAVLAAGTGLIAVGTDLTGWRRADGWGHLLGDCGGGAWIGRAGLEAALRAHDGRDGGSAPLLARAEERFGPVRGLPGLLYPRADRAAVLASFAPEVAACAGHDPVAAEVLRAAARHMAGSAAAVCPSDGVPEVALTGGLFKMGDPLLVPLREELARRLPHARQVPAEGDPLHGAVRIATDLATDRLTLPGDPALLCVVRDGNG; from the coding sequence GTGACGGCTTCCGGGTATCTCGCCGTGGACTCCGGCGGTTCCGGCCTCCGGGTCGCCGTCGGTGTGCCCGGGCGGGAGCCCTCGGCGCGGGGCGAGACCCGGGAGCCGGTCCGTACCGGTGCCCGGGGCATCGACCCCGCCCACCTGATGGCCCAACTCGTCCCGGTGGCCCGCTCGCTGGCCGCCGAGGCGGGACTCGACGCCCTGCCCACGGCCGTCGTCGGGGCGGCCGGGTTCGCCAGCCTGGGCGACGCCCTGCGCGCCGAACTGCCCGGCGCCCTCGCCCGGGACCTGGGCGTGCGTGCCGTGGCGCTGGCCGCGGACGCCGTCACCGCGTACGTCGGCGCCCTCGGGCCGCGACCGGGCGCGGTGCTGGCCGCGGGCACCGGACTGATCGCCGTCGGCACGGACCTGACGGGCTGGCGGCGGGCCGACGGCTGGGGGCACCTGCTGGGCGACTGCGGGGGCGGCGCCTGGATCGGGCGGGCCGGTCTGGAGGCCGCGCTGCGCGCCCACGACGGCCGCGACGGCGGTTCCGCACCGCTGCTGGCCCGCGCAGAGGAGCGGTTCGGCCCGGTGCGCGGCCTGCCCGGCCTGCTGTATCCCCGGGCCGACCGGGCCGCCGTACTGGCCTCGTTCGCGCCCGAGGTGGCCGCGTGCGCCGGGCACGACCCGGTCGCCGCGGAGGTCCTGCGCGCGGCGGCCCGGCACATGGCCGGCTCCGCCGCCGCCGTGTGCCCGTCCGACGGCGTCCCCGAAGTGGCGCTGACCGGCGGGCTGTTCAAGATGGGTGACCCGCTGCTCGTGCCGCTGCGCGAGGAGCTGGCGCGTCGGCTGCCGCATGCCCGGCAGGTGCCGGCCGAGGGGGACCCGCTGCACGGAGCGGTGCGGATCGCGACGGATCTGGCGACGGACCGGCTCACCCTGCCGGGGGATCCGGCGCTGCTGTGCGTGGTCCGCGACGGGAACGGCTGA
- a CDS encoding uracil-DNA glycosylase, giving the protein MAPRPLHEIVEPGWAKALEPVAGRIAEMGDFLRAEIAAGRTYLPSGPNVLRAFQQPFDEVRVLIVGQDPYPTPGHAVGLSFSVAPEVRPLPPSLINIFRELHSDLGLPQPSTGDLTPWTQQGVLLLNRALTTAPRSPGAHRGKGWEEVTEQAIRALAARGKPLVSILWGRDARNLRPLLGSLPAVESAHPSPMSADRGFFGSRPFSRANDLLMQQGGQPVDWRLP; this is encoded by the coding sequence GTGGCACCACGACCGTTGCATGAAATCGTCGAACCGGGCTGGGCGAAGGCCCTCGAACCCGTCGCGGGGAGGATCGCCGAAATGGGCGACTTCCTGCGCGCGGAGATCGCCGCGGGACGCACGTACCTCCCGTCCGGACCGAACGTCCTGCGGGCCTTCCAGCAGCCCTTCGACGAGGTACGCGTCCTGATCGTCGGTCAGGACCCGTACCCCACCCCCGGGCACGCGGTGGGGCTGTCGTTCTCCGTGGCCCCGGAGGTACGCCCGCTGCCGCCCAGCCTGATCAACATCTTCCGCGAGCTGCACAGCGACCTCGGGCTGCCGCAGCCGTCCACCGGGGATCTCACCCCGTGGACACAGCAGGGCGTCCTGCTGCTCAACAGGGCGCTGACCACCGCGCCGCGCAGCCCGGGGGCGCACCGGGGCAAGGGCTGGGAGGAGGTCACCGAGCAGGCGATCCGGGCGCTGGCGGCACGCGGGAAGCCACTGGTGTCCATCCTGTGGGGCCGCGACGCCCGCAACCTGCGTCCGCTGCTCGGCAGTCTGCCGGCGGTGGAGTCCGCGCACCCCTCGCCGATGTCGGCCGACCGCGGCTTCTTCGGCTCGCGCCCGTTCAGCCGGGCCAACGACCTGCTGATGCAGCAGGGCGGACAGCCGGTGGACTGGCGTCTGCCGTGA
- a CDS encoding PaaX family transcriptional regulator C-terminal domain-containing protein gives MCVNVPAEPDRPVPDPGALRPLSARSVVLSLLLGAHPPELPVRDLVRLVEPFGIGGSTLRAALSRMVTAGDLRRTDAVYRLSDRLLERQRRQDDAVRPRTRAWHGDWEMVVITASGRGPAERADLRARLTALRLAELREGVWLRPANLDRPLPAEVHRVALTYTARPDGPAGALAARLWPLGEWAATARFLLARAARADHPADRFTAYAAAVRHLLTDPVLPPALLPADWPGEELRKAYAGYRRDLGAGLGTRGA, from the coding sequence ATGTGCGTGAACGTCCCGGCGGAGCCCGACCGGCCGGTGCCGGACCCGGGGGCCCTGCGACCGCTGTCCGCCCGGTCGGTGGTGCTGAGCCTGCTCCTCGGCGCGCACCCGCCGGAGCTGCCGGTGCGGGACCTGGTCCGGCTCGTGGAGCCGTTCGGGATCGGCGGCTCCACACTGCGGGCCGCGCTGAGCCGGATGGTGACCGCCGGAGACCTGCGGCGCACGGACGCCGTCTACCGGCTCAGCGACCGGCTGCTGGAGCGGCAGCGGCGCCAGGACGACGCCGTACGGCCGCGCACGCGCGCGTGGCACGGCGACTGGGAGATGGTGGTGATCACGGCGAGCGGGCGCGGCCCCGCCGAACGCGCCGACCTGCGCGCCCGGCTGACCGCCCTGCGCCTGGCCGAACTGCGCGAGGGCGTGTGGCTGCGCCCGGCCAACCTCGACCGGCCGCTGCCCGCCGAGGTGCACCGGGTGGCGCTGACGTACACGGCCCGTCCCGACGGGCCGGCGGGGGCGCTGGCCGCCCGGTTGTGGCCGCTGGGCGAATGGGCGGCCACCGCGCGCTTCCTGCTCGCCCGCGCGGCCCGGGCGGACCACCCGGCCGACCGGTTCACCGCCTACGCGGCGGCCGTCCGCCATCTGCTCACCGACCCCGTCCTGCCGCCCGCCCTGCTGCCCGCCGACTGGCCGGGCGAGGAACTGCGAAAGGCGTACGCCGGTTATCGACGGGACCTCGGCGCGGGGCTCGGGACGCGCGGGGCGTAG
- a CDS encoding sirohydrochlorin chelatase, with product MSSPTGPASGLPVRMPRPRQPGRHRRPEPLVAPEGAPALVLAVPGAPSAGTRGLAEEVVSIARSELPGLDARIGYVDGDDTEFPALRSVLARTAEERTARYEQAVAAGVEGVTEPEGPAAVVVPLLAGPDSALLRRIRQAVMDSRVAAELTDVLGPHPLLAEALHVRLSEAGLARADRARLFTVATAADGIILASVGGEEAVQAAGITGMLLAARLAVPVMAAALDQEGSIASVAEQLRSAGSQALALAPYLIGPEIDPELLTAAAEEAGCATAEALGAYPAVGKLALAKYTTALGIAPQQPQGVPVR from the coding sequence ATGAGCTCCCCCACTGGACCCGCGTCCGGCCTGCCCGTACGAATGCCGCGCCCCCGCCAGCCCGGACGGCACCGCCGCCCGGAACCGCTGGTGGCTCCCGAGGGCGCGCCCGCGCTCGTCCTCGCGGTGCCCGGCGCGCCCAGCGCCGGCACGCGCGGCCTCGCCGAGGAGGTCGTGAGCATCGCCCGCTCCGAACTGCCCGGCCTGGATGCCCGGATCGGGTACGTGGACGGGGACGACACCGAGTTCCCCGCGCTCCGTTCCGTGCTGGCGCGCACCGCCGAGGAGCGCACCGCGCGGTACGAGCAGGCGGTCGCCGCCGGGGTCGAGGGGGTCACGGAGCCCGAGGGGCCGGCCGCCGTCGTCGTCCCGCTGCTGGCCGGTCCGGACAGCGCGCTGCTGCGGCGGATCCGGCAGGCCGTGATGGACAGCCGGGTCGCCGCCGAGCTGACCGATGTCCTCGGCCCGCACCCGCTGCTCGCCGAGGCGCTGCACGTGCGGCTGTCCGAGGCGGGTCTGGCCCGTGCCGACCGTGCCCGGCTGTTCACCGTGGCCACCGCCGCCGACGGCATCATCCTGGCGTCCGTGGGCGGCGAGGAGGCCGTGCAGGCGGCCGGGATCACCGGCATGCTGCTCGCCGCACGCCTGGCCGTGCCGGTGATGGCGGCGGCCCTGGACCAGGAGGGCTCCATCGCGTCCGTGGCCGAGCAGCTGCGTTCCGCGGGTTCGCAGGCGCTGGCCCTGGCGCCGTACCTGATCGGCCCGGAGATCGACCCGGAGCTGCTCACCGCGGCGGCCGAGGAGGCGGGCTGCGCGACGGCCGAGGCGCTGGGCGCGTACCCGGCGGTCGGCAAGCTCGCGCTCGCCAAGTACACGACGGCGCTGGGCATCGCCCCGCAGCAACCGCAGGGCGTCCCGGTCCGCTGA